One genomic region from Colletotrichum lupini chromosome 7, complete sequence encodes:
- a CDS encoding UTP-glucose-1-phosphate uridylyltransferase, which translates to MAALIAVLETSSTAISSWPIMEAIKSALNIGSSKPTATEPSAEQLTQLKEKYTKAGQDHVFTFYNDLPTSEKATLFEQLSGFDPEHINKITDRALNPPKTEEDASAQSGLEPLPESATASILDSKTEDIEKWYQSGLELIGQNKVAVVLMAGGQGTRLGSSAPKGCYDIGLPSQKSLFQIQAERIRKVQELAAKKAGTSSAVVPWYVMTSGPTRGPTEKYFQENNYFGLDKANVFIFEQGVLPCISNEGNILLESKGKVAVAPDGNGGIYQALVVSDVMGDMRKRGIEHIHAYCVDNCLVKVADPVFIGFSASKDVDITTKVVRKRNATESVGLILLKNGKPDVVEYSEIDKETAEAQDTKQPGVLKFRAANIVNHYYSFRFLESIPQWAHKLPHHIARKKIPYADLKSGETVKPEKPNGIKLEQFVFDVFPMLDLNKFASMEVKREDEFSPLKNARGTGEDDPDTSKRDIMLQGKRWLEAAGAVVTGASEEDGVEISPLFSYGGEGLEKLSGKEVKAPAVLEME; encoded by the exons ATGGCGG CTCTAATCGCCGTGCTCGAAACCTCTTCCACCGCGATATCCTCCTGGCCCATCATGGAAGCCATCAAGTCCGCTCTCAACATTGGCTCCAGCAAGCCTACCGCTACCGAGCCCTCTGCCGAGCAGCTTACCCAACTCAAGGAGAAGTACACCAAAGCTGGACAAGACCACGTCTTCACCTTTTACAATGACCTTCCTACCTCTGAGAAGGCAACTCTTTTCGAGCAATTGTCTGGCTTCGATCCCGAGCACATCAACAAGATCACCGACCGCGCTCTGAACCCTCCCAAGACCGAAGAAGATGCATCCGCCCAATCCGGCCTCGAGCCGTTGCCCGAGTCTGCCACCGCCAGTATCCTCGATTCTAAGACCGAAGACATTGAGAAGTGGTATCAGTCGGGTCTCGAACTGATTGGACAGAACAAGGTGGCTGTTGTGCTGATGGCAGGCGGTCAGGGCACCAGACTGGGCAGCTCAGCACCCAAGGGCTGCTACGATATTGGCCTTCCCAGCCAAAAGTCACTCTTCCAGATCCAGGCAGAGCGTATTCGTAAGGTCCAGGAGCTTGCCGCCAAAAAGGCCGGCACCAGCAGCGCCGTCGTGCCGTGGTACGTCATGACCTCCGGCCCCACTCGCGGCCCCACGGAGAAGTACTTCCAGGAGAACAATTACTTTGGCCTTGACAAGGCCAACGTCTTCATCTTTGAGCAGGGTGTCTTGCCTTGCATCTCGAACGAGGGCAATATTTTGCTCGAGTCTAAGGGGAAGGTTGCCGTTGCCCCTGATGGCAACGGAGGTATCTACCAGGCGCTGGTTGTGTCAGACGTCATGGGCGATATGCGCAAGAGGGGTATTGAGCACATCCACGCCTACTGTGTCGATAACTGCCTGGTAAAGGTCGCCGACCCCGTCTTCATTGGTTTCTCGGCATCCAAGGATGTCGACATCACCACCAAGGTGGTGCGTAAGCGCAATGCCACCGAGTCTGTTGGTTTGATTCTGCTCAAGAATGGCAAGCCCGACGTTGTCGAATACTCCGAGATTGACAAGGAGACGGCCGAAGCCCAGGATACTAAGCAGCCCGGAGTCCTCAAGTTCCGCGCTGCCAACATTGTCAACCACTACTACTCTTTCCGCTTCCTGGAGAGCATCCCTCAGTGGGCGCACAAGCTTCCCCACCACATTGCGCGCAAGAAGATTCCCTACGCCGACCTCAAGTCCGGCGAGACTGTCAAGCCCGAGAAGCCCAACGGTATCAAGCTGGAGCAGTTCGTCTTTGACGTCTTCCCCATGCTGGACCTCAACAAGTTCGCCTCCATGGAGGTGAAGCGCGAGGACGAGTTCTCGCCGCTGAAGAATGCCCGCGGCACGGGAGAGGATGACCCCGATACCAGCAAGCGCGACATCATGCTTCAGGGCAAGCGCTGGCTCGAGGCTGCCGGTGCTGTTGTGACCGGCGCGAGCGAGGAGGATGGCGTCGAGATCTCCCCTCTCTTCAGCTAC GGCGGCGAGGGTCTGGAGAAGCTCAGCGGCAAGGAAGTCAAGGCTCCTGCCGTGTTGGAGATGGAGTGA
- a CDS encoding transcription initiation factor TFIID subunit 9, translating into MASQSADLQTNGVPPSSGASASQTAPNTQATATTSTAGSQPPSQTQPTQSSSTQQTSQPSQQNAQQGGQQQQQQQQQQQSSNPLAPNASAPRPRDSRMIELLLTSQGVTSYESRVPLLLLDFAYRHTSSILSDAIYLSADPYTSQAGSKASGGGGGAGSIPGAAGDAAVTANAVKLAIAARLGYQFRGGGGAGGVSKDWLQELARERNKTALPKVAQNEWGLRLPSERFVLSGVSWGLKEAWEEAGMEEDEDEDDEDGAAAAPGGDGAMEGVEATNATAEEDIGGDGVEGGTMEDVFGKDVDEDAEMEGTS; encoded by the coding sequence ATGGCTTCACAATCCGCCGACCTGCAAACCAACGGCGTGCCCCCCTCCTCAGGCGCCTCAGCCTCGCAAACCGCACCGAACACCCAAGCAACAGCAACGACATCAACAGCAGGCTCTCAACCCCCATCCCAAACCCAACCGACCCAGTCCTCATCCACCCAACAAACCTCACAGCCATCACAACAAAATGCGCAACAGGGCGGCCaacaacaacagcagcagcagcagcagcaacaatcATCAAACCCTCTAGCCCCCAATGCCTCGGCCCCGCGACCCCGCGACTCCCGCATGATAGAGCTCCTCCTCACCTCCCAGGGCGTCACATCGTACGAGTCCCGCgtgcccctcctcctcctcgacttCGCCTACCGCCACACCTCGAGCATCCTCTCCGACGCAATCTACCTCTCAGCGGACCCCTACACCTCCCAAGCCGGCAGTAAAGCatcaggcggcggcggcggcgcgggcTCGATCCCCGGCGCGGCAGGCGACGCCGCCGTCACGGCCAACGCCGTCAAGCTCGCCATCGCCGCCAGGCTGGGCTACCAGTTCCGCGGgggcggcggcgccggcggcgTCAGCAAGGACTGGCTGCAGGAGCTCGCGCGCGAGCGCAACAAGACGGCGCTGCCCAAGGTCGCGCAGAACGAGTGGGGTCTCAGGTTGCCGAGCGAACGTTTTGTTCTGAGCGGCGTCAGCTGGGGTCTCAAGGAAGCGTGGGAGGAAGCCGGGATGGAAGAggacgaagacgaagacgacgaggacggtgctgctgctgcaccGGGCGGTGACGGGGCGATGGAGGGCGTCGAGGCGACGAATGCGACGGCGGAAGAGGATATCGGCGGCGATGGCGTCGAGGGCGGCACGATGGAGGACGTGTTTGGCAAGGACGTGGACGAGGATGCGGAGATGGAGGGCACTTCTTAG
- a CDS encoding histidine biosynthesis trifunctional protein, whose translation METTLPFPFLISVAVPPGLAKLDGLDREQVSILGAPFFEANDQTLDKFHSFLKQHNAEFRGYFDVTGITAKDDVVSLLDAGARMVFVSPENLAQYEEFGSRVGSILTTDDVTTKPASKHAVLVKNFDPTLCNLGSFIEHCKVEKLPNLFIKPVPESNLEHFVDIAKQCNAIPVLPSDGLTASKEEPKKLSLSKLIASFWKSDRPDGLIPTVVCDESGTAMGLAYSSAESVGEALRTRAGVYQSRKRGLWVKGATSGDTQELIRIALDCDNDTLKFVVKQTGGFCHLDQHGCFGDLNGIPRLEQTLQSRKKSAPAGSYTARLFSDEKLLRAKIMEEAEELCDAKTPQEVAFEAADLIYFALTKAVSAGVSLADIERNLDAKAFKVKRRTGDAKGKWAEKEGIKTTTAPAPAAAPAPAPAAKAEKSERISMRRFDLSSSSAAEIDEVLKRPSQKSPDAILNIVRPIIDEVRNGGDKAVLSYTHKFEKATSLTSPVLKAPFPKEAMQLSPESTKAIDISFENIRKFHAAQKEDKPLKVETMPGVVCSRFSRPIERVGLYVPGGTAVLPSTALMLGVPAMVAGCQKIVFASPPRADGSLTPEIVYVAHKVGAESIVLAGGAQAVAAMAYGTESVTKVDKILGPGNQFVTAAKMYVSNDTNAGVSIDMPAGPSEVLVIADKDSNPAFVASDLLSQAEHGVDSQVILIAIDLNEQQLQAIEDELHNQAMALPRVDIVRGAIAHSVTIQVKTVDEAMRISNDYAPEHLILQINDAEKVTEKVMNAGSVFIGEWTPESVGDYSAGVNHSLPTYGYAKQYSGVNLASFVKHITSSNLTAEGLRNVGESVMQLAKTEALEAHRRAVEIRIDHMNRK comes from the exons ATGGAAACAACACTACCCTTCCCTTTCCTCATCAGTGTGGCCGTTCCGCCCGGCCTGGCCAAGCTGGATGGCCTCGACCGCGAGCAAGTCTCGATCCTCGGAGCCCCCTTCTTCGAGGCCAACGACCAGACCCTGGACAAGTTTCACAGCTTTCTGAAGCAGCACAACGCAGAATTCCGCGGCTACTTTGACGTCACGGGTATCACAGCAAAGGACGATGTAGTCTCCCTGCTCGATGCCGGCGCCCGCATGGTCTTTGTCTCTCCCGAGAACCTCGCTCAGTACGAGGAGTTCGGATCCCGTGTGGGCTCCATTCTCACCACCGACGATGTCACGACGAAGCCCGCCTCCAAGCACGCCGTTCTCGTCAAAAACTTTGATCCTACCCTCTGTAACCTGGGCTCCTTCATCGAGCACTGCAAGGTGGAGAAGCTCCCGAACCTGTTCATCAAGCCCGTGCCCGAGAGCAACCTCGAGCACTTTGTCGATATCGCCAAGCAATGCAACGCCATCCCGGTTCTGCCGTCTGACGGCCTGACGGCCAGCAAGGAAGAGCCCAAGAAGCTTTCCCTTTCCAAGCTCATTGCTTCATTCTGGAAGTCGGACCGGCCGGATGGCCTGATCCCCACCGTCGTGTGCGACGAGTCTGGCACCGCGATGGGCCTCGCCTACAGCAGTGCAGAGAGCGTCGGAGAGGCCCTGCGGACCAGGGCTGGCGTCTACCAGAGCCGCAAGCGTGGTCTCTGGGTGAAGGGTGCCACGTCCGGTGACACCCAGGAGCTCATCCGCATCGCCCTGGACTGCGATAATGACACGTTAAAGTTCGTCGTCAAGCAGACTGGCGGTTTCTGCCACCTGGATCAGCACGGCTGCTTCGGTGACCTGAACGGTATCCCTAGACTCGAACAGACGTTGCAGTCTCGCAAGAAGTCCGCGCCCGCGGGCTCTTACACTGCTCGCTTGTTCTCTGACGAGAAGCTTCTGCGAGCCAAGATTATGGAGGAGGCCGAGGAGCTCTGTGACGCAAAGACTCCCCAAGAGGTTGCCTTTGAGGCTGCCGACTTGATTTACTTTGCTCTCACAAAGGCTGTCAGCGCCGGCGTTAGCCTCGCTGACATTGAGAGAAATTTGGATGCCAAGGCATTCAAGGTCAAGAGGAGGACGGGAGATGCCAAGGGCAAGTGGGCTGAGAAGGAGGGCATCAAGACTACCACAGCACCCGCCCCTGCAGCGGCGCCGGCACCGGCACCGGCAGCAAAGGCTGAGAAGTCTGAGAGAATATCGATGCGCCGCTTCGACCTGTCCAGCTCTTCCGCCGCTGAGATTGACGAGGTGCTGAAGCGCCCCTCACAGAAGTCACCCGACGCCATCCTGAACATCGTCAGGCCCATCATCGACGAGGTTCGCAACGGAGGCGACAAGGCTGTTCTGTCCTACACCCACAAGTTCGAGAAGGCGACATCACTCACCTCCCCTGTGCTTAAGGCTCCCTTCCCCAAGGAGGCCATGCAGCTCTCTCCCGAATCAACCAAGGCCATTGACATCTCCTTTGAGAACATTCGCAAGTTCCACGCCGCTCAGAAGGAGGACAAGCCCCTGAAGGTCGAGACCATGCCCGGCGTGGTTTGCAGCCGCTTCTCTCGTCCCATCGAGAGGGTTGGTCTTTACGTCCCTGGTGGTACTGCCGTTCTCCCTTCTACTGCTCTCATGCTCGGTGTCCCCGCCATGGTCGCCGGCTGCCAAAAGATTGTCTTCGCCTCGCCTCCTCGCGCCGACGGTAGCCTAACCCCTGAGATTGTCTACGTCGCTCACAAGGTGGGCGCCGAGAGCATCGTCCTCGCTGGAGGCGCCCAGGCCGTCGCCGCCATGGCGTACGGCACCGAGAGCGTGACAAAGGTCGATAAGATCCTCGGACCCGGAAATCAGTTTGTCACAGCGGCCAAGATGTACGTCAGCAACGACACCAACGCCGGTGTCAGCATCGACATGCCGGCCGGCCCCTCCGAGGTTCTCGTCATCGCCGACAAGGACTCCAACCCCGCCTTTGTCGCGTCCGATCTGCTGTCACAGGCCGAGCACGGCGTTGATAGTCAAGTCATTCTGATTGCCATTGACCTGAACGAGCAGCAGCTCCAGGCCATCGAGGATGAGCTGCACAACCAGGCCATGGCCCTGCCTCGTGTCGACATTGTTCGCGGCGCCATTGCCCACTCGGTCACCATCCAGGTCAAGACCGTGGACGAGGCCATGCGCATCAGCAACGACTACGCGCCCGAGCACTTGATTCTCCAAATCAACGATGCCGAAAAGGTGACGGAGAAGGTCATGAACGCCGGCTCCGTCTTCATCGGCGAGTGGACCCCCGAGAGTGTCGGCGACTACTCTGCTGGCGTCAACCACTCTCTGC CGACCTACGGATACGCCAAGCAGTACTCTGGCGTCAACCTCGCCTCCTTTGTGAAGCACATCACCAGCTCCAACCTGACGGCCGAGGGCCTGCGCAACGTCGGCGAGTCCGTCATGCAGCTCGCCAAGACGGAGGCTCTCGAGGCTCACCGCAGAGCCGTCGAAATCCGCATCGACCACATGAACCGTAAATAA
- a CDS encoding raffinose synthase Sip1, whose product MPSDNYNFAEVFQSLFVSKQKPAPETIADTMKAVIQSYPPLGQYTQISHGGLPITAVLEIPASRAGESWEVAVWHSIDGADWSETALARIADEDAPTTLQAVPDDVRRLFYSAHVPFKSSFQFTLKFRHSSDEPWRWTRDELGVGDGTVVLNSRPILETVSESIDDVVSDLNPAWKVKPMMSQCPGTRLWSLEATIDAVEGDESKFADISLGVPWGGFLRWFALIRIWTPWLAPRHGKDSFHLDKDGVLCSFLNSEGKHLVFLAVSGGNHVLPVFRHGESGQLSVHVRRWTPSCSARNDSTKPEPATVLVGTGDNFESANACVMYQARQYILQEKKASNELLAEMKAIEEGVKPEWMENWYDGLGYCTWNALGQRLTDEKVFDAVDKLAENDIKVSSLIIDDNWQTIDYRGHGQFQHGWCEFEAEPKAFPQGLKATVAHIRQKHPHIQHIAVWHALLGYWAGISPDGKIAQEYKTIEVIREDAERRNLPLGGKMTVVDKDDVDRFYNDFYKFLVDCGIDGVKTDAQFMTDTWVSASARRELIDAYLDAWTISSLRHFSIKAISCMSQTPQIMFYNQMPRHRPAILCRNSDDFFPEIPASHPWHVWTNAHNSLFTQHLNILPDWDMFQTVHDYSGFHAAARCVSGGPIYITDVPGQYDLDLIKQMTGPTIRGKTVIFRPSVVGKTIDPYTGYDDDGLLKIGSYHGAAVTGTPILGVFNISARALTEIIPLAAAFSGVLPSMRYVVRAHSSGKVSKPVSSGSAASSLTVSLDVRGYDIFTAYPLSGFDSETKGKVWTANLGLVGKMTGAAAILNSDFMLRHDGKVELKTRLKALGVFGLYISKLPELTIEDDFLVTIQNSVIPVHTVSLSKDHDCVLEIDIEKAWQEMGLHPGWGNEVEMTVVFAIDHEEAQEV is encoded by the exons ATGCCATCAGACAATTACAACTTTGCCGAAGTCTTTCAGTCTCTCTTCGTCTCAAAGCAAAAACCAGCCCCAGAAACCATCGCCGATACCATGAAAGCCGTCATCCAGAGCTACCCACCTCTTGGGCAATATACGCAGATTTCCCATGGTGGTCTCCCTATCACCGCAGTCCTAGAGATACCTGCTTCACGTGCGGGCGAATCCTGGGAGGTTGCGGTGTGGCACTCGATTGATGGAGCCGACTGGAGCGAAACTGCTCTTGCTCGCATCGCCGACGAAGACGCTCCGACGACCTTGCAAGCTGTCCCAGATGATGTACGACGGTTGTTTTATTCCGCTCATGTTCCTTTCAAATCATCGTTCCAATTCACACTCAAGTTCCGACACTCGTCAGACGAGCCGTGGAGATGGACTCGCGATGAGCTAGGCGTTGGTGATGGCACTGTGGTGCTCAACTCGAGGCCCATTCTTGAGACTGTTTCCGAAAGCATTGATGACGTCGTGTCTGATCTGAATCCTGCATGGAAAGTGAAGCCGATGATGAGCCAGTGTCCCGGAACTCGGCTTTGGTCACTTGAAGCTACTATAGATGCCGTTGAAGGAGATGAGTCGAAGTTTGCCGACATCTCGTTAGGCGTGCCTTGGGGAGGGTTTCTGAG GTGGTTTGCTCTTATCCGTATTTGGACGCCATGGCTGGCCCCTCGCCATGGAAAAGACTCATTTCATCTCGACAAAGACGGCGTCCTATGCTCATTTTTGAATTCCGAGGGCAAGCATCTTGTTTTCCTCGCAGTAAGCGGAGGCAATCATGTTCTGCCCGTTTTCCGCCATGGCGAGTCTGGGCAATTGTCTGTTCACGTTCGTCGCTGGACCCCATCCTGCTCG GCCCGTAACGATAGTACGAAGCCAGAACCTGCTACTGTCTTGGTTGGAACAGGAGACAACTTCGAGAGCGCAAATGCCTGTGTGATGTATCAAGCCAGACAGTACATTCTTCAAGAGAAGAAGGCCAGTAATGAGCTGTTGGCCGAAATGAAGGCTATTGAGGAAGGGGTTAAACCAGAGTGGATGGAGAACTGGTATGATGGACTCGGATACT GCACCTGGAATGCTCTTGGGCAACGCCTCACGGACGAAAAGGTCTTTGACGCTGTCGACAAGCTAGCCGAGAATGATATCAAAGTCTCCAGCCTCATCATTGACGACAACTGGCAGACAATCGACTACAGAGGGCATGGCCAGTTTCAGCATGGTTGGTGTGAGTTCGAAGCTGAACCGAAAGCTTTCCCTCAGGGCTTGAAGGCCACCGTGGCGCACATTCGCCAGAAACATCCGCATATCCAGCACATTGCCGTCTGGCACGCTCTTCTAG GATATTGGGCGGGCATTTCACCGGACGGAAAGATTGCTCAAGAGTACAAGACGATAGAAGTGATCCGGGAGGATGCCGAGCGACGCAACCTACCACTCGGAGGCAAGATGACCGTAGTCGACAAAGACGATGTCGACAGGTTTTATAACGACTTTTACAAGTTCCTCGTTGACTGTGGCATCGACGGCGTGAAGACGGACGCCCAGTTCATGACTGACACCTGGGTCTCGGCCAGCGCACGCCGGGAGCTCATCGACGCTTACCTAGATGCTTGGACCATATCCTCCCTCCGGCACTTCAGCATCAAGGCCATCTCCTGCATGTCGCAGACGCCGCAGATCATGTTCTATAACCAGATGCCCCGGCACAGGCCGGCGATCCTCTGCCGCAACTCGGACGACTTCTTCCCCGAAATCCCAGCCTCCCACCCCTGGCACGTCTGGACAAACGCCCACAACAGTCTCTTCACGCAGCATCTCAACATCCTGCCCGACTGGGACATGTTCCAGACCGTCCACGACTACTCGGGCTTCCACGCCGCCGCACGCTGCGTCAGCGGGGGGCCTATCTACATCACCGACGTGCCCGGGCAGTACGATCTGGACCTCATCAAGCAGATGACGGGCCCCACGATCCGCGGCAAGACCGTCATCTTCCGGCCCAGCGTCGTCGGCAAGACCATTGACCCCTACACGGGctacgacgacgacggcctGCTCAAGATTGGCAGCTACCACGGCGCCGCCGTCACGGGCACCCCGATTCTCGGCGTCTTCAACATCTCCGCGCGCGCCCTAACGGAGATCATCCCGCTCGCTGCCGCCTTCTCCGGCGTTCTCCCCTCCATGCGCTACGTCGTCCGGGCGCACTCGTCAGGCAAGGTCAGCAAGCCCGTGTCCTCCGGCTCGGCCGCATCTTCGCTGACGGTGTCGCTGGACGTGCGCGGATACGACATCTTCACCGCCTACCCGCTCTCCGGGTTCGACAGCGAGACCAAGGGCAAGGTGTGGACCGCCAACCTGGGTCTGGTGGGCAAGATGACTGGCGCGGCCGCCATACTCAATAGCGACTTTATGCTGCGGCACGACGGCAAGGTTGAGCTCAAGACTCGTCTCAAGGCGCTCGGCGTTTTTG GTCTGTACATCTCGAAGCTACCAGAGTTGACAATCGAGGATGACTTCCTCGTCACCATCCAGAACTCCGTGATCCCGGTCCACACGGTGTCCCTCAGCAAGGACCACGATTGCGTCCTAGAAATCGACATTGAGAAGGCGTGGCAGGAGATGGGTCTCCACCCCGGCTGGGGCAACGAGGTTGAGATGACGGTTGTATTTGCCATTGATCACGAGGAAGCCCAGGAGGTGTAG
- a CDS encoding mitochondrial-processing peptidase subunit beta produces the protein MASRRLALNLSQGLRSRAALSRASPITRGFATPSNTPFGKTQTTTLKNGLTVATDYSPFAQTSTVGVWIDAGSRAETDETNGTAHFLEHLAFKGTTNRTQQQLELEIENMGGHLNAYTSRENTVYFAKAFNSDVPQTVDILADILQNSKLEESAIERERDVILRESEEVEKQMEEVVFDHLHATAFQHQPLGRTILGPRENIRDITRTELTNYIKNNYTADRMVLVGAGGIPHEKLVELAEKNFSGLPTSGPQTSAYLLSKQKADFIGSDVRVRDDNIPTANIAIAVEGVSWNDDDYYTALVAQAIVGNYDKAIGNAAHQGSKLSGFVHKHDIANSFMSFSTSYSDTGLWGIYLVTDKHDRIDDLVYFAQREWMRLARNVSEAETERAKAQLKASILLSLDGTTAIAEDIGRQLVTTGRRASPAEIERTIDAITEKDVMDFASRKLWDQDIAISAVGSIEGLFDYSRLRATMKPKY, from the exons ATGGCGTCCCGGAGACTAGCTTTGAACCTCTCGCAGGGGCTGCGAAGCCGGGCTGCTCTTTCCAGAGCGAGCCCAATTACCCGGGGCTTCGCTACGCCTTCCAACACCCCCTTCGGCAAGACTCAGACGACAACATTGAAGAATGGACTGACG GTCGCCACCGACTACTCGCCCTTCGCCCAGACCTCGACCGTCGGCGTGTGGATTGACGCCGGCTCAAGGGCTGAGACCGACGAGACCAATGGCACCGCACACTTCCTCGAGCACCTTGCCTTCAAG GGCACCACAAACCGGACGCAGCAGCAGCTCGAGCTCGAGATCGAGAACATGGGTGGTCACTTGAACGCCTACACCTCG CGCGAAAACACCGTCTACTTCGCCAAGGCCTTCAACTCCGACGTTCCCCAGACCGTCGACATTCTTGCCGACATTCTCCAGAACTCCAAGCTCGAGGAGTCCGCCATCGAGCGTGAGCGCGATGTCATTCTCCGCGAGTCCGAGGAGGTCGAGAAGCAGATGGAGGAGGTCGTCTTTGACCACCTTCACGCCACCGCCTTCCAGCACCAGCCCCTTGGCCGCACCATCCTTGGTCCCCGCGAGAACATCCGTGACATCACCCGCACCGAGCTCACCAACTACATCAAGAACAACTACACTGCCGACCGCATGGTTCTTGTTGGCGCTGGTGGTATCCCCCACGAGAAGCTCGTTGAGCTCGCCGAGAAGAACTTCAGCGGCCTCCCGACTTCCGGCCCCCAGACCTCGGCCTACCTCCTGTCCAAACAGAAGGCCGACTTCATCGGATCTGATGTCCGTGTCCGTGACGACAACATCCCCACCGCCAACATCGCCATTGCCGTTGAAGGTGTCAGCTGGAACGACGACGACTACTACACCGCCCTCGTCGCCCAGGCCATTGTCGGCAACTACGACAAGGCTATCGGCAACGCCGCTCACCAGGGCAGCAAGCTCAGCGGTTTCGTTCACAAGCACGATATTGCCAACAGCTTCATGAGCTTCTCCACCAGCTACAGCGACACTGG TCTCTGGGGTATCTACCTCGTCACCGACAAGCACGACCGCATCGACGATCTCGTCTACTTCGCCCAGCGCGAGTGGATGCGCCTTGCCCGCAACGTCAGTGAGGCCGAGACCGAGCGCGCCAAGGCTCAGCTCAAGGCCTCCATTCTCCTCTCCCTTGACGGCACCACCGCCATTGCTGAGGACATTGGTCGCCAGCTCGTCACCACCGGCCGCCGCGCCAGCCCCGCCGAGATTGAGCGCACCATTGACGCCATCACCGAGAAGGATGTTATGGACTTTGCCAGCAGGAAGCTTTGGGATCAGGACATTGCCATCTCCGCCGTCGGAAGCATCGAGGGTCTCTTTGACTACTCCAGACTCAGGGCCACGATGAAGCCCAAGTACTAA